Genomic DNA from Oryza sativa Japonica Group chromosome 5, ASM3414082v1:
TATGAGGCACAATGGAGGTATCCCAATTTCACCCAACCCGATTTGGTCTAAGAGAGCAATTTGAAATGAGGAATCCTTACAACACTGGGCagttaaatagaaaaaaatacaatcTCTCTCGCGCAATCAAAGGCTTAAGAAACCCTAAACCCCAAGTAAGTGAGCACATTTCAAAGCCAACTCGCAGAATGTGAGAGGAGACATGGGGGCATACGAGGAACTGGTAGATGCTCATGCTGGCGTCGACGGCAATGCGCCGGCCGAAGTAGCTCTCGAACTTCTGCTCCTTCATCGCCTTGGGCGCATTGTCCGCCAAAAGCTTCGTCAAaccctaacaaaaaaaaacccgcACAAAATCGAGACGAAAACCCATCACGAATCGGCCGCAAAAACAGCTACAACCCACACCACCGGTCACAAATCCGAACGAGGACGGCGcggcacccccccccccctcccgcgCTCACCTTGATGCCCATCTCGCCTCCGACGgatgcggcgagcggcggaggcggcggcggcggagacacaGAGAGAGAGGTCGCGGGCTATTTCGAGTTTTCGTGCTCGGCCCCCCGCCTTTGCGTTTTCACTTCCCGTTCTCGGGCCGGTCTGGGCTAAGGCTGGGCTGGGTAGAACCGGTCTAGTTGGGCCTCGAGTACGGGCCGGGTCGGGCTGAAATTGGACTGCAACGCAACGTGCGGCCCACGTGATCTGCAGTCTCATTTCGGCCCAATTGAAAGCCTAATCAGGTGACGTGCTGAGCGGTGGCGCTGTTCTTTGCCGGTGGCGGCGTTGCAGAGGcttgcggcggcgaggggacggaggcggaggcggaggcgagcggcggcggcggcgaggggagagagggatgGCGAGGCGGTTGTGGAGGTGGTACGCGGACCGGCAATTCAACAGGTGGGAGAAGACGGTGCTCTGGGACATGGTGGAGCCGTACCGCCCGCCGCGCTCGTTCGCGCCACTCATCGGCACCTACGTCGCCGCCTTCTACACCGGCGTCGTCGCCTCCGCCATCACCGAGCAGCTTTACAAGGTCAGGATACTCTAGGAACAGACCGctcctccactcctcctcccccctccctgctTCACTCCTTGTGGTTGCCCTCGGTGGGGCTTCCGCGCATAAGGTGCTCGACGGAATGCTTAGGCCCCTTGGTCTCGAAACTTGGACATGAATTTCGCATGCTTCAGTGATCAAAGGTCTGTTTAGCATATGTTCCCGTATGGTATGATTAACATGTACTCGGTAGTAGTAGCTAGCTGGATCACAACAAATTTTGGTTGCATACTTTGTTGAACTGATTAGGAGTTTAGGACTGTCAATTTACCCTACAAGCAAGTTTGGCCAGGTTTGATtggtgatatatatatagaatcAGATCGCCCTATTGTCCTATATGAATCAGGTTGTACAAAACAATGCAAGCAATATACCTTTGAAATAACTAGGATTGGCAATTTGACCTCAATTTACAGTTGCTTTTGCCTGATTGTGACCGCATTTTGGAGCAGGAGAAGTACTGGGAAGATCATCCGGGCGAGGCCGTGCCGCTCATGCCGCCCAAATTCTACTGGGGGCCATGGAGGGTGATGAACGGAGAAGTTCCACGCTTTATGCAGACACCAGAAGAGGCGAAACCGGCATAAAATCTTCAATGATCACTGAATCTTTTAAATGTTGCGTGTCTGTAAGGACACGATATGTAGTGTTTGTTGCGTGAATAAACAGTTTGCCCCCATCGATCTCAAGGCAAGTAGAGTTAGATACGATCTATATTATACGGTATAAACGGTTTATTTCCCCTTATCCCCTTATAATGAGAAATTGGAAGTGTTCATGAGTCATAAATCTTCACTCCTTGTTTGTCTACTTTGCATTTTCGCCTTCCTGATAACAGTCGAGTTGTGATGTGTTTGAATCAGTTCGTGCTTATGAACATGTGCAGCGTACGCACATTCAAGGAGATCAGGGGAGAATAATTCGTTCAGGTGGTCGGACAAATGGTGGTTTTGCGCAGGCAAAATTATTGCCAAAATGCATAGTAAAATATTGCAGCTTTCACAGTATCAATTTCACATATGTAGTAATCTACAAAATGAGGTG
This window encodes:
- the LOC4339465 gene encoding uncharacterized protein At4g29660 — protein: MARRLWRWYADRQFNRWEKTVLWDMVEPYRPPRSFAPLIGTYVAAFYTGVVASAITEQLYKEKYWEDHPGEAVPLMPPKFYWGPWRVMNGEVPRFMQTPEEAKPA